A window from Hymenobacter volaticus encodes these proteins:
- a CDS encoding helix-turn-helix domain-containing protein — protein sequence MKSTESVERFYQVQGRPEASLVRQHEAIKSGHFKVYDIEQFCTTDLTYNRRDFYKISLLTGVYQFNYADRGVRIDRPALIFSNPMVPYSCEVVSEAQTGYLCLFTEDFLVINDRTTSLQDSPLFKIGNDPIFFPNEAQYAVLQQLFQQMLAEQNSTYSYKQDLLRNYVNLVIHEALKMQPQAPYYPHHDASSRIATLFAELLERQFPVDSPNYTLKLRTASDFAACLSVHVNHLNRAVRKLTGKTTTVHIAERIISEAKALLQHTDWSVSEIAYSLGFEYPTYFNNFFKKHTGLAPSDLRA from the coding sequence ATGAAATCCACTGAATCAGTAGAGCGTTTTTATCAGGTCCAGGGCCGCCCCGAGGCAAGCTTGGTTCGGCAACACGAAGCCATTAAGTCCGGGCACTTCAAGGTCTACGATATCGAGCAGTTCTGTACGACGGATCTGACCTACAACCGTCGGGACTTCTACAAGATATCGTTGCTGACGGGCGTCTACCAATTCAACTACGCCGACCGGGGCGTGCGAATTGATCGGCCGGCGCTGATCTTTTCCAATCCGATGGTACCTTATTCGTGCGAAGTGGTATCGGAGGCGCAAACTGGCTACCTGTGCCTGTTTACCGAAGATTTTCTGGTTATCAACGACCGAACCACCAGTTTGCAGGACTCGCCGCTATTCAAAATCGGCAACGACCCCATCTTTTTCCCCAACGAGGCGCAGTATGCCGTGTTGCAGCAACTGTTTCAGCAGATGCTAGCCGAGCAAAATTCCACGTATTCCTACAAACAAGACCTGCTGCGCAACTACGTGAACCTCGTCATTCATGAGGCGCTGAAGATGCAGCCCCAGGCGCCTTATTATCCGCACCACGATGCCTCCAGCCGTATTGCCACGCTGTTCGCGGAACTGCTGGAACGCCAGTTTCCGGTTGACTCGCCCAACTATACGCTGAAGCTGCGGACTGCCAGCGATTTTGCCGCTTGCCTCTCCGTACACGTTAACCACCTCAACCGCGCCGTACGCAAGCTAACCGGCAAAACCACGACGGTGCATATTGCCGAGCGCATCATTAGCGAAGCCAAAGCCTTGTTGCAGCACACCGACTGGAGCGTTTCTGAAATTGCTTACAGCCTAGGCTTCGAGTACCCCACCTATTTCAACAACTTCTTTAAGAAACATACGGGGCTGGCACCTTCAGACCTACGCGCTTAA
- a CDS encoding SDR family NAD(P)-dependent oxidoreductase, with protein MTTPTVWFITGASKGLGLTLAKQLLASGHHVAATSRTIQALTDAVGEASSDRFLPLKMDLSDEESVQQAIDATVKQFGRLDVVVNNAGYLQFGTLEELTDAEVRRTFDVNVFGTLNVIRHVMPQLRRQKAGHIFNIASVAGYFGEFPGSGSYTGVKFAVAGLSEALAAEVKPFGIHVTVVYPGTFRTNFLADSSLMMPAQPIADYTEVRAAENQWSAYDGQQPGDPEKAMAVLVEVAASATPPLHLFLGPDAYEVASKKEAEVQKQREAWQATATATNFPA; from the coding sequence ATGACAACGCCCACCGTTTGGTTTATCACCGGAGCCTCCAAGGGATTAGGCTTAACCCTAGCCAAGCAGTTGCTAGCCTCTGGCCACCATGTAGCCGCCACTTCCCGCACTATCCAAGCCCTTACCGATGCCGTAGGGGAAGCTTCCTCCGACCGTTTTCTGCCGCTGAAAATGGACCTATCCGATGAGGAAAGCGTGCAACAAGCCATCGACGCCACAGTAAAGCAGTTCGGCCGCCTCGATGTAGTGGTCAACAATGCAGGCTACTTGCAATTCGGCACGTTGGAAGAGTTGACCGATGCGGAAGTCCGCCGCACCTTCGATGTGAACGTGTTTGGTACGCTGAATGTCATTCGCCATGTGATGCCGCAACTGCGTCGGCAGAAAGCCGGGCACATTTTCAATATTGCTTCCGTTGCGGGCTATTTCGGCGAATTCCCCGGCAGCGGCAGCTATACCGGGGTGAAATTTGCCGTGGCAGGCTTGTCGGAGGCCTTAGCAGCTGAGGTCAAACCCTTCGGCATTCACGTTACGGTGGTGTATCCGGGCACTTTTCGGACCAATTTCCTGGCTGACAGTTCCTTAATGATGCCAGCCCAGCCAATAGCCGACTACACGGAAGTGCGCGCCGCCGAAAACCAGTGGTCGGCCTACGACGGCCAACAGCCCGGCGACCCGGAAAAAGCCATGGCCGTGCTAGTGGAAGTGGCGGCCTCAGCTACCCCGCCCCTGCACCTTTTCTTGGGCCCAGATGCCTACGAGGTAGCTAGCAAGAAAGAAGCTGAAGTTCAAAAGCAGCGGGAAGCCTGGCAAGCAACGGCTACTGCCACCAACTTCCCGGCCTAG
- a CDS encoding T9SS type A sorting domain-containing protein, with translation MNYFFTRLLPLASGLLVQVPVTHAQTTPATPTAQAQRSIPVLSRVQALPPGAPALPQALLAVKAAGGAAQATRLHQRPQTKSVSQLSIPAPVRRTQESTLANERVIQEGVFTYRGPRSQIDRAAGVTVDAAGNFYVIGYGTRTELAPGDDFITIKYSASGQQLWVARYNVAPRSGSNRPTDVKVDATGNVYVTGYTFTDAATTANYATIKYSASGQQLWVAAYSGPNDSNDRTAELVLDKAGNVYVEGTTTVKYSPDGQQLWTAAGGDLALDATDNLYVSRSSGITKYTASGQQIWTTPAPAGAIYLDAAGQVYVVGGVDRGTSNADYVARKYDGATGQQLWEARYNSANNGQDEMVSAAVDAAGNVYITGNTYRSSNSTSDYATVKFSTSGQQLWEAIYNGAGSDIPGISQDVVRRLVLDAAGNVYVTGNTQPLLSVPTDYLTVKYNGATGQQVWDIQYNSMGGPRNGIDEVEDLAVDLTGNVYVTGTSLFSGVFTGNFTTVRYAQFKVQQAWEARFTGAGNSAEVAKDVVSDTAGNVYVTGYAYNGRNYDYATVKYNATGQQLWQARYNGPADNEDLPTNVVVDEAGNVYVSGTSYSATESDYATVKYSPTGQQLWVARYNGPASGYDLAAKVKVDAAGNVYVTGSSDNGSASRYDYATIKYASTGQQVWATRYNGPSNSFDLAADLTLDSEGNVYVTGTTYTDSQSDYATLRYAGADGQQEWEEIYNGTGDGYDEATKIVLAGPLNSVAVTGTSYGGTSTGYDFATIRYQTLSGLQAWVSRYNDPANGDDVAADVAVTSQGDVVVAGTSYGGRSADYSTVRYASNGQVVWNNRYDGPANSYDEAKAVAVNAAGNVYVTGLSYNSAATDDYATIEYAFSPNPNTTTSQLLWEARYNGSGNSYDEAAAINVDGANNVYVTGFSLGSGTSYDYATLKYSRVSVLSGPTALASAAPVKASSAPLAVAAASGRLQELAVYPNPSAGPTTVSFRPVLDGLAQVRVYNQLGQQVASLYEGTVHKGQHYEVALNSVKLAAGLYTCSLLVNGQRETVRLLVTR, from the coding sequence ATGAACTACTTTTTTACGCGTTTGCTGCCATTAGCATCCGGGTTGCTGGTCCAAGTGCCCGTTACCCATGCGCAAACCACCCCAGCCACTCCGACTGCCCAAGCACAGCGGTCAATTCCGGTTCTATCCCGAGTGCAAGCATTGCCCCCTGGCGCACCGGCTCTGCCCCAGGCGTTGCTCGCCGTTAAGGCAGCGGGCGGAGCAGCCCAAGCCACCCGGCTCCATCAACGCCCTCAAACCAAATCGGTGTCGCAGCTCTCCATCCCAGCCCCAGTGCGCAGAACGCAAGAGTCGACTCTGGCAAACGAAAGGGTAATTCAAGAAGGCGTGTTCACTTATCGAGGACCCCGCAGCCAAATTGACCGGGCCGCCGGGGTGACCGTAGATGCCGCCGGCAACTTCTATGTAATTGGTTATGGGACTCGCACTGAATTGGCCCCAGGTGATGACTTTATTACCATCAAATATTCGGCGAGCGGTCAGCAGTTGTGGGTAGCCCGATACAATGTGGCGCCAAGATCGGGCAGTAACCGGCCTACGGATGTAAAGGTGGATGCTACGGGCAACGTCTACGTGACCGGCTACACGTTCACTGATGCGGCGACCACCGCCAACTATGCTACGATCAAGTATTCGGCGAGCGGCCAGCAGCTCTGGGTGGCCGCTTACAGCGGGCCAAATGACAGCAATGATCGGACAGCCGAATTGGTACTTGACAAAGCCGGTAACGTATATGTGGAAGGCACTACCACGGTCAAGTACTCACCCGACGGGCAGCAGCTCTGGACGGCGGCGGGCGGGGATCTAGCGCTCGACGCGACTGATAACCTCTACGTGAGTAGGAGCAGCGGCATCACCAAATACACAGCCAGCGGGCAGCAAATCTGGACTACGCCTGCACCAGCAGGAGCTATATATCTGGACGCGGCTGGCCAGGTGTACGTGGTAGGGGGCGTGGACCGGGGCACCAGCAACGCTGATTACGTAGCGCGCAAGTACGACGGAGCTACGGGCCAGCAACTGTGGGAGGCGCGCTACAACAGCGCCAACAATGGCCAAGACGAGATGGTAAGCGCGGCCGTGGATGCGGCGGGCAACGTGTACATCACCGGCAACACCTACCGCAGCAGCAACAGTACTTCCGACTACGCCACGGTGAAGTTTTCAACCAGTGGTCAGCAGCTCTGGGAAGCCATCTATAACGGTGCTGGTTCTGACATTCCCGGAATCAGTCAAGACGTGGTTCGGCGTTTGGTTTTGGATGCGGCCGGCAATGTGTACGTGACCGGAAATACGCAGCCGCTGCTTAGTGTTCCCACCGACTATCTTACCGTGAAGTACAATGGAGCCACTGGGCAGCAGGTATGGGACATTCAATACAACAGTATGGGCGGTCCTCGCAATGGCATCGACGAAGTAGAAGATCTCGCCGTAGATTTGACCGGCAACGTCTACGTAACTGGAACGTCTCTTTTCAGCGGCGTATTCACTGGCAACTTCACCACCGTCAGGTACGCTCAGTTTAAAGTGCAGCAAGCGTGGGAGGCGCGCTTCACAGGCGCAGGCAATAGCGCCGAAGTGGCCAAAGACGTGGTCAGTGACACCGCTGGCAACGTGTACGTGACGGGCTATGCCTACAACGGACGCAACTACGACTACGCCACCGTCAAGTATAATGCAACCGGTCAGCAACTGTGGCAAGCGCGCTACAACGGCCCCGCCGACAACGAGGATCTGCCCACCAATGTAGTAGTGGATGAGGCCGGCAACGTGTACGTCTCGGGCACGAGCTACAGTGCTACCGAGAGCGACTATGCGACGGTGAAATATTCGCCTACGGGTCAGCAGCTGTGGGTGGCCCGCTACAATGGCCCCGCTAGTGGCTATGACCTAGCCGCCAAGGTAAAGGTAGACGCGGCCGGCAACGTGTACGTAACGGGCTCCTCGGACAATGGCAGTGCCAGCCGCTACGACTATGCGACCATCAAATACGCGTCCACTGGCCAGCAGGTATGGGCCACCCGCTACAACGGGCCGTCCAATAGCTTCGATCTGGCTGCCGACCTAACGCTAGACAGCGAGGGCAACGTGTACGTGACCGGCACGACCTACACCGATTCGCAAAGCGACTATGCCACTCTCAGGTACGCTGGAGCCGATGGCCAGCAGGAGTGGGAAGAAATTTATAATGGCACTGGCGACGGCTATGACGAGGCGACCAAGATAGTGCTTGCTGGCCCGCTTAACAGTGTCGCCGTGACGGGCACCTCCTACGGTGGCACGAGCACGGGCTACGACTTTGCAACTATCCGGTACCAAACATTGAGCGGCTTGCAGGCCTGGGTGAGCCGGTATAATGACCCTGCCAATGGGGACGATGTAGCGGCTGACGTGGCCGTAACCAGCCAGGGCGACGTAGTGGTAGCGGGTACCTCGTATGGCGGCCGCAGCGCTGACTACAGCACCGTACGCTACGCCAGTAATGGTCAAGTCGTTTGGAATAACCGCTACGATGGACCCGCCAACAGTTACGACGAGGCCAAGGCCGTCGCCGTCAACGCGGCGGGCAACGTGTATGTCACGGGCTTGTCGTACAACAGCGCCGCCACCGATGACTACGCGACGATTGAATATGCATTCAGCCCCAACCCAAACACGACCACGAGCCAGTTGCTGTGGGAAGCGCGCTACAATGGGTCGGGCAACAGTTACGATGAAGCGGCGGCGATAAACGTAGATGGCGCCAACAATGTGTACGTAACCGGCTTCTCGCTCGGCAGTGGCACGAGCTACGACTATGCCACGCTCAAATACAGCCGGGTTAGTGTCCTCTCAGGGCCGACAGCGCTGGCAAGCGCAGCTCCGGTTAAAGCCAGCAGTGCGCCCTTGGCTGTAGCAGCTGCAAGCGGGCGGTTGCAGGAACTAGCCGTGTACCCCAACCCAAGTGCGGGGCCAACTACTGTTAGTTTCCGGCCGGTGCTCGATGGGCTAGCGCAGGTACGGGTCTACAACCAACTCGGCCAGCAGGTAGCTAGCCTCTACGAGGGTACTGTGCACAAGGGGCAGCACTACGAGGTGGCACTCAACAGCGTGAAACTAGCGGCGGGCTTGTACACCTGCTCGTTGCTCGTCAATGGCCAGCGCGAAACGGTGCGCTTGCTTGTTACTCGTTAA
- a CDS encoding SBBP repeat-containing protein, giving the protein MKQAFTRLLPIAAGLLLCVPATQAQTHQLQVAGRAKKLLPTPIQDLLLPPGTPALRHALPGGTSLSEKNAAVPTRSLTRSIKQVAGVTTGAKTLASGPVSEEWVSRFTGPSSFDGTKAMAVDAAGNVYVTGYSLGKDTGYDYVIIKYSPTATVDWERRYNGPANKDDVPSAITLSPTGGVSVTGSSYNGTTWDYTTIRYSSTGQQQWVTRYNGPANSDDLAASVAVDAAGNVLVTGASYNGPTTSYDYVTLKYSATGQQQWETRYNGSGNSDELPTTLALDGSGNVYVTGNAYSGNQGDYLTLKYSTSGQQQWEARYNGPASGYDLARDMVVDAAGNVAVTGTSDDGTGNYDYATVRYATSGQQLWASRYSGAGNSYDEATAVAADQFGNVLVTGYANTGGDNWDYVTLKYAPNGLKQWENLYNGSASSYDEAKDVAVDAAGNVAVTGRSFNSSGLSEYATIKYAANGQTLWRARSGGVSGGDEAATAVFIKTNGEVTVTGTVNPSSNNSDFYTPTYSSSGQRVSYPSGPETTRNDCQASDMAVDAQGNVYVTGVSLNNINVLSTPYGFAWDIVTVKYSASGQQLWQARYATQASVDNPPHIAVDAVGNVSVAGRALINFAFSSDYLTIKYNGATGQQLWVKTYNGIGNGSDGVADVGMDAVGNVYVTGYSKEFGARSDYTTIKYSGDSGQPLWIRTYFLNGDEDDVPSALAVDAVGNVYVTGFSDGDLAATNYDFLTLKYSTSGEQLWVKTYNGTGARNSQEVPADLALDPEGNVAVTGRSYTSAGQSAYATVKYSASGQQLWVARSDRFGSASQQHGATAVAMDAAGNVAVTGNFYDNNGQIDYGTLKYASADGQQLWLTRYNGTGNGEDLATDITMDAAGNVFVTGSSISNLDTSPLTTKADYATLKYDGTSGQQLWEARYNGPANGTDLASSIALDAAGNVLVTGSSYNGLSIVYRDDFATIKYAQTNTSAPTALVAATRPALAASTKSLQELAVYPNPAAGQAAVSFRPMLDGPAQVAVYNQLGQQVASLYEGTVRKGQHYELPLHSHKLAPGLYTCSLLVGGQRETVRVLVAR; this is encoded by the coding sequence ATGAAACAAGCATTTACTCGTTTGCTGCCTATAGCAGCAGGCTTGCTCCTTTGTGTGCCTGCTACGCAGGCACAGACCCATCAACTTCAAGTTGCGGGCAGAGCCAAGAAGCTTCTTCCGACCCCGATACAGGACTTGTTGCTGCCGCCCGGTACTCCGGCCCTACGACATGCCTTGCCTGGCGGTACCTCCCTAAGTGAAAAAAACGCTGCGGTGCCAACACGTTCACTGACTCGCTCGATTAAGCAAGTAGCAGGCGTAACTACTGGAGCCAAGACTCTTGCCTCCGGACCCGTGAGCGAAGAATGGGTGAGCCGATTTACGGGGCCCAGCAGTTTCGACGGAACCAAGGCCATGGCCGTGGATGCGGCCGGCAATGTGTATGTAACCGGCTACTCTTTGGGTAAGGATACAGGCTATGACTATGTGATTATCAAGTACTCGCCCACTGCCACTGTGGACTGGGAAAGGCGCTACAACGGGCCGGCCAACAAAGATGATGTGCCGTCGGCTATAACCTTGAGCCCAACCGGCGGTGTATCCGTGACCGGAAGCTCCTATAATGGCACTACTTGGGACTACACCACCATCAGATACTCCAGCACCGGCCAACAACAGTGGGTAACTCGCTACAACGGTCCGGCCAACAGCGACGACCTAGCCGCTAGCGTGGCCGTGGATGCGGCCGGCAACGTACTCGTGACGGGGGCTTCTTACAACGGCCCCACCACCAGCTACGACTACGTGACGCTGAAGTACTCTGCCACCGGTCAGCAGCAGTGGGAAACCCGCTACAACGGCAGCGGCAACAGCGACGAGCTACCCACCACACTGGCCCTCGACGGCAGTGGCAACGTGTACGTAACGGGCAATGCCTACTCCGGCAACCAAGGCGACTACCTCACCCTCAAGTACTCGACCAGCGGCCAGCAGCAGTGGGAAGCGCGCTATAACGGCCCGGCCAGCGGCTATGACCTGGCGCGCGATATGGTCGTGGATGCGGCCGGCAACGTGGCCGTGACGGGTACCAGCGACGACGGCACCGGCAACTACGACTATGCCACCGTGCGCTACGCCACCAGCGGCCAGCAGCTCTGGGCCAGTCGCTACAGTGGGGCCGGCAACAGCTACGACGAGGCCACGGCAGTGGCGGCCGACCAGTTCGGCAACGTGCTAGTGACGGGCTATGCCAACACCGGCGGCGACAACTGGGATTACGTGACGCTCAAGTACGCGCCCAACGGCTTGAAGCAGTGGGAAAACCTCTACAACGGGTCCGCTAGCAGCTACGACGAAGCCAAAGACGTGGCCGTAGATGCGGCCGGCAACGTAGCCGTAACAGGGCGCTCCTTCAACAGTAGCGGCCTGAGTGAGTACGCCACCATCAAGTATGCCGCCAACGGACAAACGTTGTGGCGCGCCCGCTCTGGTGGGGTCTCGGGCGGCGACGAGGCAGCTACAGCTGTTTTTATCAAGACCAATGGAGAAGTAACCGTTACAGGAACGGTAAACCCAAGCAGCAATAACTCCGACTTCTATACGCCCACCTACTCAAGTAGCGGCCAGCGGGTCTCGTATCCGTCGGGACCTGAAACTACCCGCAACGATTGTCAGGCCTCCGACATGGCCGTGGATGCCCAGGGAAACGTGTATGTAACGGGCGTTTCGCTTAATAACATTAACGTTCTTAGTACCCCATATGGCTTCGCTTGGGACATCGTCACCGTCAAGTACTCGGCTAGCGGTCAACAGCTGTGGCAAGCACGCTACGCCACGCAGGCTTCGGTTGATAATCCACCTCATATCGCCGTGGATGCCGTTGGTAACGTGTCGGTAGCGGGTAGAGCCCTTATCAACTTTGCTTTCAGCAGCGACTATCTTACCATCAAGTACAATGGGGCCACCGGCCAGCAACTGTGGGTGAAAACCTACAATGGAATTGGGAATGGCAGTGATGGCGTAGCCGATGTAGGCATGGATGCCGTGGGCAATGTGTATGTAACAGGATATTCCAAGGAATTTGGTGCCAGATCCGATTATACGACCATCAAGTACAGCGGGGACAGCGGCCAGCCGCTCTGGATAAGGACCTATTTCTTGAATGGGGACGAAGATGATGTGCCCTCGGCCTTGGCCGTAGACGCCGTCGGCAATGTGTATGTAACCGGCTTCAGTGATGGCGACCTCGCCGCCACTAACTACGACTTCCTTACGCTCAAATATTCAACCAGCGGCGAGCAATTGTGGGTAAAAACCTACAACGGCACGGGTGCCAGAAACAGCCAGGAAGTGCCGGCCGATCTGGCTCTAGATCCAGAGGGTAATGTGGCCGTAACGGGTCGTTCCTACACCAGCGCCGGCCAAAGCGCCTACGCTACGGTTAAGTACTCGGCGAGCGGCCAGCAGCTGTGGGTAGCGCGCTCCGATAGATTTGGCTCTGCAAGTCAGCAGCACGGCGCAACAGCCGTGGCCATGGACGCCGCCGGCAACGTGGCCGTAACGGGTAACTTCTATGATAACAACGGCCAGATCGACTACGGTACCCTCAAGTATGCGTCAGCTGATGGTCAGCAGCTTTGGTTGACTCGCTACAACGGAACGGGCAACGGGGAAGATCTGGCAACCGATATAACCATGGACGCGGCCGGCAATGTGTTCGTAACGGGCTCCTCTATCAGTAACCTTGATACAAGTCCTCTTACCACCAAAGCCGATTATGCCACCCTCAAGTACGATGGTACTAGTGGTCAGCAACTGTGGGAAGCTCGTTACAACGGCCCCGCCAACGGCACCGATCTGGCCTCAAGCATCGCCTTGGACGCCGCTGGTAATGTGCTTGTGACTGGTTCGTCTTACAACGGCCTCAGCATTGTGTACCGAGACGATTTTGCTACCATCAAATACGCCCAAACCAACACTTCGGCGCCGACGGCCCTGGTAGCGGCCACCCGCCCAGCGCTAGCGGCCTCAACCAAGAGCCTGCAAGAACTAGCCGTATACCCCAACCCGGCTGCCGGCCAAGCGGCAGTGAGCTTCCGGCCGATGCTCGATGGGCCGGCGCAGGTAGCGGTCTACAACCAGCTAGGCCAGCAAGTAGCCAGCCTCTACGAGGGCACCGTGCGCAAGGGCCAGCACTACGAGCTGCCACTCCACAGCCACAAGCTCGCCCCGGGCTTGTACACCTGCTCCTTGCTCGTGGGCGGCCAGCGCGAAACGGTGCGAGTACTAGTCGCGCGGTAA